In Anopheles gambiae chromosome 2, idAnoGambNW_F1_1, whole genome shotgun sequence, a single window of DNA contains:
- the LOC1276124 gene encoding large ribosomal subunit protein eL28 — protein sequence MASSHLNWLIVRDHNAFLLKRRDIRKPFSTEPGNLTNLSSFRYSGLVHHKTITITPAEKKGVNFVYNRKKVLNKPAKAPVKVTLKEGPRRTLKKIANMMKANRYRADLRGAALRRASAILRSQRPTKTRKGKAGAAPAAATAAAAGTAAAAAPKKAE from the exons ATGGCATCGTCCCATCTGAACTGGTTGATCGTGCGCGATCACAACGCGTTCCTGCTGAAGCGGAGGGACATCCGGAAGCCGTTCAGCACG GAGCCCGGAAACCTGACCAACTTGAGCTCGTTCCGTTACAGTGGGCTGGTCCACCACAAGACCATCACGATTACGCCGGCTGAGAAGAAGGGCGTCAACTTTGTGTACAACCGCAAGAAGGTCTTG AACAAGCCAGCCAAGGCGCCAGTCAAGGTCACGCTCAAGGAGGGACCGCGTCGTACGCTGAAGAAGATTGCCAACATGATGAAGGCCAACCGGTACCGTGCGGATCTGCGCGGAGCCGCCCTTCGCCGTGCCAGCGCCATCCTTCGCTCGCAGCGCCCCACCAAGACCCGAAAGGGTAAGGCTGGAGCTGCGCCGGCAGCAGccaccgccgctgccgccggtaCTGCCGCGGCTGCCGCTCCCAAGAAGGCCGAGTAA
- the LOC1276128 gene encoding protein disulfide-isomerase TMX3 isoform X2 — protein sequence MIPSSLFVKYISDDLILSLARVTGTSSRVLELSDRFLDVRNEGQWFVMFYAPWCAHCKKLEPVWALVAQALYNTNIRVGRVDCTRFTAVAQHFKVNAYPTIIFVKGPYDYVYNGERSKEELIHFVNRMSGPPVQLVTRADSIDILKSNNPIFFTYVGKQSGLLWDVFYSAAESYQAHGYFYATSVEIAKRHFDVDTVPAALVYKERSHYYFPYSDNFERIEPAHLNDTLFRWVNEERFATFPKVTRSNIHHLVQTQKYLVLAVVEENKLSEIAAHEQEFRDMVEIFVHKNKHKYHGRFQFGWVGTPELARTIAMDSLPTPHLLVLNASTNEHHIPEDDPLQLTPEAIEIFLDSIHNQTAPTFGGNSLPVRIYRAWFEAKTSLYEMWIGNPVLTTVLFGLPLGFLSLIMYSICCADILDAEEEDDGADQRHEKKE from the exons ATGATTCCGTCTTCTTTGTTTGTAAAATATATAAGCGACGATTTAATCCTATCGTTGGCTCGTGTCACGGGGACG AGTTCCCGGGTGCTCGAGCTAAGCGATCGGTTTCTGGACGTCCGGAACGAGGGCCAATGGTTCGTGATGTTCTATGCGCCCTGGTGCGCTCACTGCAAAAAGCTCGAGCCGGTGTGGGCGCTCGTCGCTCAGGCGCTGTACAACACGAACATCCGGGTCGGCCGGGTCGACTGCACACGCTTCACTGCCGTGGCGCAGCACTTTAAGGTCAACGCTTATCCGACGATTATTTT CGTTAAAGGACCGTACGATTATGTGTACAACGGGGAGCGTTCGAAGGAGGAGCTGATCCATTTCGTGAACCGCATGTCCGGCCCACCGGTGCAGCTGGTAACGCGTGCGGACAGTATCGACATCCTCAAGTCGAACAACCCGATCTTTTTCACGTACGTCGGCAAGCAGTCGGGATTGCTGTGGGACGTGTTTTACAGTGCGGCCGAGTCGTACCAGGCGCACGGTTACTTCTACGCCACCTCGGTCGAAATAGCGAAGCGGCACTTTGACGTGGACACGGTCCCGGCGGCGCTGGTGTACAAGGAGCGCAGCCACTACTACTTCCCCTACTCCGACAACTTCGAGCGGATCGAGCCGGCGCACCTGAACGACACGCTGTTCCGCTGGGTGAACGAGGAGCGGTTCGCCACCTTCCCGAAGGTGACGCGCAGCAACATTCACCATCTGGTGCAGACGCAAAAGTATCTCgtgctggcggtggtggaggagaACAAGCTCAGCGAGATAGCGGCCCACGAGCAGGAGTTCCGCGACATGGTGGAGATCTTCGTGCACAAGAACAAGCACAAGTACCACGGGCGGTTCCAGTTCGGCTGGGTCGGTACGCCCGAGCTGGCCCGCACGATCGCGATGGACAGCCTGCCGACGCCCCATCTGCTGGTGCTGAACGCGTCCACCAACGAGCACCACATCCCTGAGGACGATCCGCTCCAGCTGACGCCGGAAGCGATCGAGATCTTCCTCGACAGCATCCACAACCAGACGGCGCCCACGTTCGGTGGCAACTCGCTGCCGGTGCGCATCTACCGTGCCTGGTTCGAGGCCAAAACGTCCCTGTACGAAATGTGGATCGGCAATCCGGTGCTCACGACCGTGCTGTTCGGGCTGCCGCTCGGCTTCCTGTCGCTCATCATGTACTCGATCTGCTGTGCGGACATTCTCGACgccgaggaggaggacgacgggGCCGACCAGCGGCACGAGAAGAAGGAGTAA
- the LOC1276125 gene encoding transcription elongation factor SPT4, producing the protein MCQRAERQRRKRQHKQLFREQNGPTRRCINTGFSSSFIASPAQIMAFEAIPKDLRALRACLVCSMIKSFDQFETDGCDNCEDFLRMKNNREQVYDCTSNNFDGMIAVMSPDDSWVCKWQRISRFTKGIYAISVSGRLPNSIIREMKNRGIPYRPRDTSQR; encoded by the exons ATGTGTCAACGGGCCGAACGTCAACGGCGCAAACGTCAACATAAACAATTGTTTCGCGAGCAAAACGGGCCGACGCGGAGGTGCATCAATACTGGATTTTCTTCGAGTTTTATAGCTTCTCCGGCGCAAATAATGGCTTTCGAAGCAATTCCAAAAGATCTGCGCGCTTTGCGAGCATGTCTGGTGTGTTCCATGATCAAG TCATTCGATCAGTTCGAAACGGACGGCTGTGATAACTGCGAGGACTTTCTGCGGATGAAAAACAACCGTGAACAGGTGTACGACTGCACCAGCAACAATTTCGATGG AATGATCGCGGTGATGAGCCCGGATGATAGCTGGGTTTGCAAATGGCAAAGAATAA GTCGCTTCACAAAAGGCATCTACGCGATATCCGTCTCGGGACGACTACCCAACAGCATCATCAGGGAGATGAAAAATCGTGGCATACCGTATCGTCCCCGTGACACGAGCCAACGATAG
- the LOC1276126 gene encoding THO complex subunit 6 encodes MIDISRCYYTTIHSQTLSTDGRFLFCGSNFGEIFLFSVERITSCNAADSPPLELDQLPTVPLQTLSVTDRCPIYSLSFHKDFLIVGLNGEICGFQWSSKAGTIGKKAWTVKLPAPPESADMSEVNYMWLNAKDDMLYAGCGDNVLYGVSLEDGKVCREFHGHTDYIHCVSGCVGKLATASEDGSVLLWDSRQKTSYAKIEPYTKPALQRSEFGRWQGTVAMTEDWLVCGGGPRFSLWHLRSLDCTADFDFPDRVHVSGFVDDLIYAGGDCRKFYQYNFNGDVTAEIPTSGSSVYSVALQTEPYRFLSIAGASAQIDVCTNFSYRDIILNTYAKR; translated from the exons ATGATCGACATCAGTCGCTGCTACTACACGACGATACACTCGCAAACACTGTCGACCGATGGCCGGTTCCTGTTTTGTGGCAGCAATTTCGGGGAAATATTTTTGTTCAG TGTGGAACGGATAACGTCCTGCAATGCGGCGGATTCGCCCCCGCTGGAGCTGGACCAACTGCCCACCGTTCCCCTGCAGACGCTCTCGGTTACGGACCGCTGTCCCATCTACAGCCTGTCGTTTCACAAGGACTTCCTGATCGTGGGATTGAACGGGGAGATATGCGGCTTCCAGTGGTCGAGCAAAGCCGGCACGATTGGCAAGAAGGCTTGGACGGTAAAGCTGCCAGCCCCGCCCGAGAGCGCGGACATGAGCGAAGTCAACTACATGTGGCTGAACGCAAAGGACGACATGCTGTACGCCGGGTGTGGTGATAATGTGCTGTACGGAGTGTCCCTGGAGGATGGGAAAGTTTGCCGAGAGTTCCATGGCCACACGGACTACATTCACTGCGTCAGTGGATG TGTGGGCAAGCTGGCAACTGCTTCCGAGGATGGGTCCGTGCTGCTGTGGGACAGCCGGCAGAAGACGTCGTACGCCAAGATTGAACCCTACACTAAGCCAGCCCTACAGCGGTCCGAGTTTGGCCGTTGGCAGGGCACGGTAGCCATGACCGAGGATTGGCTGGTATGTGGCGGTGGTCCACGATTCTCCCTCTGGCATCTGCGGTCGCTCGACTGTACGGCCGATTTCGATTTCCCCGACCGCGTGCACGTGTCCGGGTTCGTGGACGATCTTATCTACGCCGGTGGCGACTGCCGGAAGTTCTACCAGTACAACTTTAACGGTGATGTGACGGCCGAAATACCCACCTCCGGCTCGTCCGTCTACAGTGTAGCGCTGCAGACGGAACCGTACCGATTCTTGTCGATTGCCGGCGCCTCCGCACAGATCGATGTGTGCACCAACTTTTCCTACCGTGATATCATTCTCAACACGTACGCGAAACGGTAA
- the LOC1276127 gene encoding nuclear envelope phosphatase-regulatory subunit 1 homolog produces the protein MSPSETCEDLKAFERRLTEVIACLQPPTLRWRLLLGVTALVTCVSAFYWLTDPRTSVVPLMDSLLNHGIFTISTLFLLVLFMFGIHKLVIAPQIITSRTRNVLAEFNMSCDETGKLIVRPRPTNNSRYMDMS, from the exons ATGTCCCCGTCGGAAACGTGTGAGG ACCTGAAAGCATTTGAACGACGGCTGACGGAAGTGATTGCCTGTCTGCAGCCGCCGACTCTACGATGGAGGC TGCTGCTCGGTGTCACCGCGTTAGTGACCTGCGTCAGTGCATTTTACTGGCTAACGGACCCGCGGACCTCCGTCGTGCCGCTGATGGATTCGCTGCTGAACCATGGCATTTTTACCATCTCAACCCTCTTCCTGT TGGTTCTGTTCATGTTCGGCATCCACAAGCTGGTGATTGCGCCGCAAATCATCACATCACGCACGAGGAACGTACTGGCCGAGTTTAACATGTCCTGCGACGAAACGGGCAAGCTGATCGTGCGTCCCAGACCGACGAACAACTCTCGCTACATGGATATGAGTTAA
- the LOC1276128 gene encoding protein disulfide-isomerase TMX3 isoform X1: MYTLCKLLIALCCFTTLAHSSRVLELSDRFLDVRNEGQWFVMFYAPWCAHCKKLEPVWALVAQALYNTNIRVGRVDCTRFTAVAQHFKVNAYPTIIFVKGPYDYVYNGERSKEELIHFVNRMSGPPVQLVTRADSIDILKSNNPIFFTYVGKQSGLLWDVFYSAAESYQAHGYFYATSVEIAKRHFDVDTVPAALVYKERSHYYFPYSDNFERIEPAHLNDTLFRWVNEERFATFPKVTRSNIHHLVQTQKYLVLAVVEENKLSEIAAHEQEFRDMVEIFVHKNKHKYHGRFQFGWVGTPELARTIAMDSLPTPHLLVLNASTNEHHIPEDDPLQLTPEAIEIFLDSIHNQTAPTFGGNSLPVRIYRAWFEAKTSLYEMWIGNPVLTTVLFGLPLGFLSLIMYSICCADILDAEEEDDGADQRHEKKE, translated from the exons atgtaCACGCTGTGCAAGCTACTGATTGCGCTGTGCT GTTTCACAACGCTAGCCCACAGTTCCCGGGTGCTCGAGCTAAGCGATCGGTTTCTGGACGTCCGGAACGAGGGCCAATGGTTCGTGATGTTCTATGCGCCCTGGTGCGCTCACTGCAAAAAGCTCGAGCCGGTGTGGGCGCTCGTCGCTCAGGCGCTGTACAACACGAACATCCGGGTCGGCCGGGTCGACTGCACACGCTTCACTGCCGTGGCGCAGCACTTTAAGGTCAACGCTTATCCGACGATTATTTT CGTTAAAGGACCGTACGATTATGTGTACAACGGGGAGCGTTCGAAGGAGGAGCTGATCCATTTCGTGAACCGCATGTCCGGCCCACCGGTGCAGCTGGTAACGCGTGCGGACAGTATCGACATCCTCAAGTCGAACAACCCGATCTTTTTCACGTACGTCGGCAAGCAGTCGGGATTGCTGTGGGACGTGTTTTACAGTGCGGCCGAGTCGTACCAGGCGCACGGTTACTTCTACGCCACCTCGGTCGAAATAGCGAAGCGGCACTTTGACGTGGACACGGTCCCGGCGGCGCTGGTGTACAAGGAGCGCAGCCACTACTACTTCCCCTACTCCGACAACTTCGAGCGGATCGAGCCGGCGCACCTGAACGACACGCTGTTCCGCTGGGTGAACGAGGAGCGGTTCGCCACCTTCCCGAAGGTGACGCGCAGCAACATTCACCATCTGGTGCAGACGCAAAAGTATCTCgtgctggcggtggtggaggagaACAAGCTCAGCGAGATAGCGGCCCACGAGCAGGAGTTCCGCGACATGGTGGAGATCTTCGTGCACAAGAACAAGCACAAGTACCACGGGCGGTTCCAGTTCGGCTGGGTCGGTACGCCCGAGCTGGCCCGCACGATCGCGATGGACAGCCTGCCGACGCCCCATCTGCTGGTGCTGAACGCGTCCACCAACGAGCACCACATCCCTGAGGACGATCCGCTCCAGCTGACGCCGGAAGCGATCGAGATCTTCCTCGACAGCATCCACAACCAGACGGCGCCCACGTTCGGTGGCAACTCGCTGCCGGTGCGCATCTACCGTGCCTGGTTCGAGGCCAAAACGTCCCTGTACGAAATGTGGATCGGCAATCCGGTGCTCACGACCGTGCTGTTCGGGCTGCCGCTCGGCTTCCTGTCGCTCATCATGTACTCGATCTGCTGTGCGGACATTCTCGACgccgaggaggaggacgacgggGCCGACCAGCGGCACGAGAAGAAGGAGTAA
- the LOC1276129 gene encoding programmed cell death protein 5 has product MDDPELEAIRQQRMQQMQGGNPDQQKAMQEQRQAQEEMKNAMLVQLLDQDARARLNTLKLSKPEKAQMVEGMIIRMAQTRQIGDKLDDASLVKLLESLNQQMPRSNSTVKFDRRRAALDSDDDDDDYGI; this is encoded by the exons ATGGATGACCCGGAACTGGAAGCGATCCGCCAGCAGCGGATGCAGCAAATGCAG GGCGGCAATCCGGACCAGCAGAAGGCGATGCAGGAACAGCGGCAGGCGCAGGAGGAGATGAAGAACGCGATGCTGGTGCAGCTGCTCGATCAGGACGCACGGGCACGGCTGAACACGCTCAAGCTCAGCAAACCGGAGAAGGCCCAGATGGTGGAGGGCATGATCATCCGCATGGCACAGACGCGCCAGATCGGCGACAAGCTGGACGACGCCAGCCTGGTGAAGCTGCTCGAGAGCCTCAACCAGCAGATGCCGCGCAGCAACTCGACCGTCAAATTCGACCGAAGGCGGGCGGCACTGGACtcggacgatgacgatgacgattaCGGCATTTAA
- the LOC1276130 gene encoding uncharacterized protein LOC1276130: MAGIKPNVYAVIVTSVGFLCLVISATAVGVPVWAYYEGRVIEDRGYFGPWQKCQVLSYRERCGDIGRFKPDAVVFVSGLLAVGGCALFGIFCILSIIQIAMISSRDRVCMSYKALVLLKLVATILAAGLSIAAAILFALQTDDYARGYQITRGISFYLQILVTALSLALLALAAYDRILTNRPDGDPTMLSNATANGRGGAGARTGSTYNNPGFRETSHNPNGIAVTDSSGRPYSSGMNGSMQSVNTTVTTVSNGSTIGSGSVTRTPLRSSLKKPRPPNSTTDGLGIRNPGYSGGNQSPRMQRNGSVKKVRIQTHSTDV, translated from the exons atgGCGGGAATTAAGCCGAACGTTTACGCCGTGATAGTGACCTCGGTGGGATTCCTCTGTCTGGTCATCAGTGCGACAGCCGTCGGCGTGCCGGTATGGGCGTACTACGAGGGCCGTGTAATAG AGGATCGTGGCTATTTCGGTCCTTGGCAAAAGTGTCAGGTGCTCAGCTATCGGGAACGGTGCGGTGATATTGGACGCTTCAAACCGGACG CCGTCGTGTTCGTGAGCGGACTGCTGGCGGTCGGCGGATGCGCCCTGTTCGGCATCTTCTGCATCCTGAGCATCATCCAGATAGCGATGATATCGTCCCGCGATCGCGTCTGCATGAGCTACAAAGCGCTCGTCCTGCTCAAGCTGGTCGCCACCATACTGGCAGCCGGTCTGTCGATAGCGGCCGCCATACTGTTCGCGCTGCAGACCGATGACTACGCCCGCGGCTACCAGATCACCCGGGGGATCTCCTTCTATCTGCAGATTCTCGTCACTGCGCTGTCGCTTGCCCTGCTCGCGCTGGCCGCGTACGATCGCATCCTGACGAACCGGCCCGATGGTGATCCGACGATGCTGTCGAACGCTACCGCCAATGGacgaggaggagcaggagcacGCACCGGGTCAACGTACAACAATCCCGGCTTTCGAGAAACATCACACAATCCAAATG GCATTGCAGTGACGGATTCATCCGGACGGCCGTACTCCTCCGGCATGAACGGTAGCATGCAGTCGGTCAACACCACCGTCACGACCGTCTCGAACGGTTCGACGATCGGGTCCGGGTCGGTGACGAGGACGCCGCTACGATCGAGCCTTAAGAAGCCCCGCCCGCCCAACTCGACCACGGACGGGTTGGGCATCCGCAATCCGGGCTACTCCGGCGGCAATCAGTCGCCACGGATGCAGCGCAACGGTAGCGTTAAGAAGGTGCGCATTCAAACGCACAGCACAGATGTTTAG
- the LOC1276131 gene encoding vitellogenic carboxypeptidase, which yields MSQKVQPFLLLSLLIASTSGLFINPYEKLWHRDARFASSPNKGNNGDPLLLTPYIEQGRIAEGQKAARVEHSRIRGFESYAGFLTVDKRFNSNLYFWYFPAKANRTTAPLVLWLQGGPGASSLFGLFEENGPFRITADLQAEERPHSWYENHNLLYIDNPVGTGFSFTDSEAGYARNQVQIGEELYSAVVQFLKLFPDLQTRPFYITGESYAGKYVPALGYTIHQKNSNSSNPWVKLAGMAIGNGYSDPVNQLNYGEYLYQLGLIDGNALERFEQDEQAVAACIAKGNYRCAFEIMDDLLDGDANGGGSFFRNVSGFETYYNYLHTAEDPSDAVPLVAFLNLDETRRALHVGDQPFHDLDEANLVERYLEQDVFESVAPWIAELLQHYRIMFYNGQLDIICAYPMMVNYLQMLQFDGANYYRGVARGTLEFDGEIAAYFKLAFGLVEVLVRDAGHMVPRDQPKWAHRLITAFTHPGSVVGFV from the coding sequence ATGTCCCAAAAAGTACAACCGTTTCTTCTGCTAAGCTTGCTCATCGCATCCACCAGCGGATTGTTCATCAATCCCTACGAAAAACTTTGGCACCGTGATGCACGATTTGCATCTTCACCAAACAAAGGTAACAATGGTGACCCGCTGCTACTGACACCGTACATCGAGCAGGGACGCATCGCGGAAGGTCAAAAGGCGGCACGGGTTGAGCACAGCCGCATCCGTGGGTTCGAATCGTACGCCGGCTTTCTCACCGTGGACAAGCGCTTCAACTCCAACCTCTACTTCTGGTACTTCCCGGCGAAAGCGAACCGCACCACGGCACCGCTCGTGCTCTGGCTGCAGGGCGGTCCGGGCGCTTCGTCCCTGTTCGGGCTGTTCGAGGAGAATGGCCCGTTCCGTATCACGGCCGACCTGCAGGCTGAAGAACGACCACACTCCTGGTACGAAAACCATAATCTGCTGTACATCGACAATCCGGTCGGGACGGGCTTTAGCTTCACCGACAGTGAGGCCGGATACGCCCGCAACCAGGTGCAGATCGGCGAAGAGCTGTACTCGGCTGTGGTGCAGTTTTTGAAGCTTTTCCCCGACCTGCAAACCCGTCCGTTCTACATTACCGGCGAATCGTACGCGGGCAAGTATGTTCCCGCGCTGGGCTACACGATTCATCAGAAAAATAGCAACTCATCGAACCCCTGGGTGAAGCTGGCCGGTATGGCGATCGGCAACGGGTACAGCGATCCGGTCAATCAGCTCAACTACGGCGAGTACCTGTACCAGCTCGGACTGATCGACGGCAATGCGCTGGAACGGTTCGAGCAGGACGAGCAAGCGGTGGCGGCCTGCATTGCCAAGGGCAACTATCGCTGCGCGTTCGAGATCATGGACGATCTGCTCGATGGCGATGCGAACGGCGGTGGTTCGTTCTTCCGCAACGTGAGTGGCTTCGAGACGTACTACAACTATCTGCACACGGCCGAGGACCCGTCCGATGCGGTGCCGCTGGTTGCGTTTCTAAATTTGGACGAAACGAGACGCGCTCTGCACGTCGGCGACCAGCCGTTTCACGATCTGGACGAAGCGAACCTGGTCGAACGGTACCTGGAGCAGGACGTGTTCGAGAGCGTCGCGCCGTGGATAGcggagctgctgcagcactaTCGCATCATGTTCTACAACGGCCAGCTCGACATTATCTGCGCGTACCCGATGATGGTCAACTATCTGCAAATGCTGCAGTTCGACGGGGCCAACTACTATCGCGGCGTGGCGCGCGGCACGCTCGAGTTTGACGGGGAAATTGCCGCCTACTTTAAGCTGGCGTTCGGGCTGGTGGAAGTGTTGGTGCGCGATGCGGGCCACATGGTGCCGCGCGATCAACCGAAATGGGCCCACCGGCTGATAACGGCGTTCACCCATCCGGGCTCGGTGGTTGGGTTCGTTTAG